From Candidatus Latescibacterota bacterium, one genomic window encodes:
- the yidD gene encoding membrane protein insertion efficiency factor YidD, translating into MGIRSFSVILAVASVLSGLLTTRASALDDMHGPTVAGIVKKQEEYGAATSGVLDLYQRWISPVNGESNCPMHPSCSQYSKLTFIRHSPLKAYALSCERLLRCGRDYHYYPRVMVDGRMLSYDPLPVEEQTFALTTDSEFRSPEQKSEKPEPDTGFADFLRENGEYYRAITEYYRELHGESDPKRRAAIFSRIGRCYYEGGDYEQCISFVEINRQALKIDGTSLSEMELYRSKSYYSLGRYTVAITNLEWNELDTDDPHYYESQFIIGLSYARISDLNASLGKMRAIPPESDFYPASNRLLEYEDRFDKLPRKKPGVAGFLSALIPGAGYIYSGRYSTGVASLLINGLIGWTISDAINKEQYGLSSTTMFFGLGWYIGNIKGSADAARRHNSVARHRLIDDILKQEDMEEFVRRHKQ; encoded by the coding sequence ATGGGTATCAGGTCTTTTTCAGTCATCCTTGCTGTTGCTTCAGTTCTATCTGGACTCCTTACGACGAGGGCCTCAGCTCTGGACGACATGCACGGACCGACCGTTGCAGGGATTGTAAAAAAGCAGGAAGAATACGGCGCGGCGACGAGCGGCGTCCTTGATTTGTATCAGAGATGGATATCACCGGTAAACGGCGAGTCCAATTGCCCGATGCATCCCTCCTGTTCGCAATATTCGAAACTCACTTTCATTCGTCATTCCCCATTGAAAGCTTATGCCTTATCCTGCGAACGTCTTCTCCGCTGTGGAAGGGATTATCATTACTATCCAAGGGTCATGGTTGATGGAAGAATGCTCTCGTACGACCCTCTTCCAGTCGAGGAACAGACGTTTGCCCTCACGACCGATTCCGAATTCCGCTCACCAGAACAAAAATCAGAAAAGCCGGAGCCCGATACAGGCTTCGCTGACTTTCTCCGTGAAAATGGTGAGTATTACAGGGCGATCACGGAATACTATCGGGAGCTGCACGGTGAATCGGACCCAAAGCGAAGGGCCGCGATATTCAGCCGGATCGGCCGGTGTTATTACGAAGGCGGGGATTATGAACAATGCATCTCTTTTGTGGAGATCAACAGGCAAGCCCTGAAAATTGACGGGACATCTTTATCCGAGATGGAACTCTACAGAAGCAAAAGTTACTACTCTCTTGGCCGTTATACAGTCGCAATCACTAACCTCGAATGGAATGAACTCGATACCGACGACCCGCACTATTACGAATCACAGTTCATCATCGGCCTCAGCTACGCGAGGATCTCGGATCTTAATGCCTCACTCGGAAAAATGCGTGCTATCCCCCCGGAATCCGACTTTTATCCAGCCTCGAACCGGCTCCTTGAATATGAAGACCGCTTCGACAAGCTTCCCCGGAAGAAGCCAGGCGTAGCAGGATTTCTGTCCGCGCTCATCCCTGGTGCCGGGTACATTTACAGCGGCAGGTACAGTACGGGGGTCGCATCGCTGCTGATAAATGGCCTGATCGGCTGGACCATCTCCGATGCTATCAACAAGGAACAGTACGGACTTTCCTCCACGACCATGTTTTTCGGACTCGGCTGGTATATTGGAAATATCAAGGGTTCCGCAGATGCGGCCAGGCGGCACAATTCGGTTGCCCGGCACAGGTTGATCGATGATATCCTCAAGCAGGAAGACATGGAAGAATTTGTCAGGCGGCACAAGCAGTGA
- the nrfH gene encoding cytochrome c nitrite reductase small subunit codes for MWKYLRSVLALDGLSRKSQTLVYMMVGVAIGMAAVVFRVANAVSYINEEPETCANCHVMTDVYASWQRGSHGSVAVCTDCHLPHENIISKTAFKGTDGLRHSYVFTAGIDPQVMELSRGAIPVIQKNCIRCHSSQFAMVKLASSGERRCWDCHDNVHNSVRSQASSPTVLRPVMPPAGWDLPESWKSQDR; via the coding sequence ATGTGGAAATATCTGCGATCTGTTCTGGCTCTTGATGGCCTTTCAAGGAAAAGCCAGACGCTTGTATATATGATGGTTGGTGTGGCTATAGGCATGGCGGCGGTCGTCTTCAGGGTGGCCAACGCCGTTTCGTATATCAATGAGGAGCCGGAGACCTGCGCCAACTGTCATGTCATGACCGATGTATACGCCAGCTGGCAGAGGGGAAGCCATGGCTCTGTGGCCGTCTGCACCGACTGTCATCTTCCACATGAGAATATTATCTCGAAAACAGCTTTCAAGGGAACAGACGGTCTGAGGCATTCCTATGTCTTCACCGCCGGCATCGATCCACAGGTAATGGAGTTATCCAGGGGTGCCATTCCGGTTATTCAGAAGAATTGCATCCGTTGTCATTCGTCACAATTCGCCATGGTAAAGCTTGCGTCATCCGGAGAGCGGAGATGCTGGGATTGTCATGATAATGTTCATAACAGCGTAAGAAGCCAGGCCTCGTCTCCAACGGTGCTCAGGCCGGTGATGCCTCCCGCAGGGTGGGATCTGCCGGAGAGCTGGAAGTCGCAGGACAGGTAA
- a CDS encoding EamA family transporter, protein MVDRKTLDRAGLAHLSIVYLVWGSTYLAIRVAVREGSGFPPFTMAFVRVMAASAILLIWARLRRERIRLSLPEFGILAGSGILLWLGGNGLVNWGETRVSSGLAALLVASMPIWAECMVCVVDRRFPGWRMTGSVFLGFLGVGVLSWPVLRLGNTADILAVAALLFAPLSWAAGSIWLQRRKLDLSDRAMSGWQQLLGGVGLLAIALLRREPLPTPTGEAWMAWGYLVLFSSVICFTSYLTTLRLLPYQVVMTYAYVNPVIAVFLGWLILRESVTGWTMTGALLIIASVVGIFRNRK, encoded by the coding sequence ATGGTCGACAGAAAAACACTCGATAGGGCCGGACTTGCTCATCTATCGATAGTATATCTGGTCTGGGGATCCACCTACCTGGCAATACGTGTAGCTGTCAGGGAAGGATCGGGATTCCCTCCATTTACAATGGCATTTGTACGGGTCATGGCAGCATCGGCAATATTGCTGATATGGGCCCGGCTGCGCCGAGAGAGGATCCGGCTTTCTCTCCCGGAATTTGGAATACTCGCCGGTAGCGGCATTTTGCTCTGGCTCGGAGGCAACGGGCTGGTCAACTGGGGGGAGACTCGTGTCTCGTCCGGGCTGGCGGCCCTGCTCGTGGCATCGATGCCGATATGGGCCGAGTGCATGGTCTGTGTCGTCGACCGGCGTTTCCCCGGCTGGCGGATGACAGGCTCTGTATTTCTTGGATTCCTCGGAGTCGGCGTCCTGTCCTGGCCCGTTCTGAGACTGGGAAACACAGCGGACATCCTGGCCGTCGCCGCTCTTCTCTTCGCCCCCCTTTCCTGGGCCGCTGGTTCTATCTGGCTGCAGAGGAGGAAACTCGACCTCAGTGACCGGGCCATGTCAGGTTGGCAACAGCTACTGGGCGGGGTCGGACTACTGGCCATCGCCCTGCTCCGGCGCGAACCCCTGCCCACTCCCACGGGCGAAGCATGGATGGCCTGGGGATACCTCGTCCTGTTCAGCTCGGTGATCTGTTTTACTTCCTACCTTACGACCCTGAGGCTTCTCCCCTACCAGGTCGTCATGACCTATGCCTATGTAAACCCGGTGATCGCGGTCTTTCTCGGCTGGCTGATCCTCAGGGAAAGCGTCACCGGATGGACCATGACCGGAGCATTATTGATCATCGCCAGTGTTGTAGGGATATTTCGAAATCGCAAATAA
- a CDS encoding acyl-CoA dehydrogenase family protein, which yields MKFEALDFFEIEKSFNEEEVLVRDTARKFVDREIIPGIAEQWEAGEFSLDLVQKMGELGFLGPFIPVEYGGAGCSYTIYGLICQEMERGDSGVRSFCSVQGSLVMYPIWKFGSEEQKKRYLPELAAGKIIGCFGLTEPDAGSDPRSMMTSAKKDGSGWILNGAKMWITNGSIADIAVVWAKDEEGIIRGFIVHRDDEGFSAPEQKHKVSLRSSVTSELVLEDVRIPADRELPGTEDLKSPLMCLTSARYGIAWGAVGVLQSVFDEALQYSRERIQFGRPTASFQMTQAKLVEMATDLTNAQMMAYHLGRLADSGAMKHYHVSMTKRHNVNVALEAARKARGMLGANGITLEYQAIRHMCNMESVHTYEGTFEIHTLILGEYFTGLSAFGNE from the coding sequence ATGAAATTCGAGGCGCTTGACTTCTTCGAAATAGAAAAATCGTTCAATGAGGAAGAGGTCCTGGTCCGTGATACCGCACGAAAATTTGTGGACAGGGAGATCATCCCTGGAATCGCAGAGCAATGGGAGGCAGGAGAATTTTCTCTCGATCTCGTGCAGAAGATGGGAGAACTCGGGTTTCTAGGTCCTTTCATCCCTGTCGAATACGGTGGGGCGGGATGCTCCTATACGATATATGGCCTTATCTGCCAGGAGATGGAACGTGGGGACTCGGGGGTCAGATCGTTCTGCTCGGTCCAGGGAAGTCTCGTTATGTATCCGATCTGGAAATTCGGTTCAGAAGAACAGAAGAAAAGATATCTGCCCGAACTTGCGGCCGGGAAGATCATAGGGTGTTTCGGACTCACCGAACCGGATGCGGGGTCCGATCCGCGTTCGATGATGACCAGCGCGAAGAAAGACGGGAGCGGGTGGATACTGAATGGCGCCAAGATGTGGATCACAAACGGTTCGATAGCCGATATCGCTGTCGTGTGGGCAAAGGACGAAGAGGGAATCATCCGCGGGTTCATCGTTCACAGAGATGACGAGGGTTTTTCTGCTCCGGAACAGAAACACAAGGTCTCACTGCGCTCATCAGTCACTTCAGAGCTTGTCCTGGAAGATGTACGTATTCCAGCGGACAGGGAGTTGCCCGGGACCGAAGACTTGAAAAGTCCCCTCATGTGTCTGACCTCGGCGCGTTACGGGATCGCCTGGGGAGCGGTAGGCGTCCTTCAGTCGGTATTCGACGAAGCCCTGCAGTACAGCCGGGAGAGGATACAGTTCGGTAGGCCGACCGCTTCTTTCCAGATGACCCAGGCCAAACTGGTTGAGATGGCGACCGATCTGACCAATGCCCAGATGATGGCGTATCATCTCGGCAGGCTCGCAGACAGTGGAGCCATGAAGCATTATCACGTATCGATGACGAAGAGGCACAATGTCAATGTAGCGCTCGAAGCAGCCAGGAAGGCTCGCGGCATGCTCGGCGCGAACGGGATAACCCTCGAATACCAGGCTATACGTCATATGTGCAACATGGAGTCTGTCCATACATATGAGGGTACGTTCGAGATACACACGCTGATCCTTGGCGAGTATTTCACAGGCCTGTCGGCGTTCGGAAACGAGTAG
- a CDS encoding ammonia-forming cytochrome c nitrite reductase subunit c552 translates to MSGPGKTGLPRWAGGVIVALFAVVVFLLGMFAVSIMEHRWEAQRPAIALQPVDEWETDNAVYGENYPREYDGYLKTKIDDTRTMYGGAYPRDYLEEDPYQVILFAGYGFSQEYRQARGHYHAIEDVTETKRIKKPVNPATCWTCKSPDVPRLMAEMGTKEFYGSNFHDLADEIVNPIGCRDCHDPESMKLVITRPALREAYAARGRDIDEVTHQEMRSLVCAQCHVEYYFLNDPAEGKKDYLTLPWVKGTSVDEMIAYYDEYGFSDYIHPISGTPIIKSQHPDYEVFSTGIHAYRNVACADCHMAYVAEGGMKVSDHHVQSPLLNISNSCAVCHRWTEDEIRSRIESIQTMCYTARMAAEEALVKAHFDVGAAAQSGASGQELSAIRTTLRHAQFKWDYIASNNGMGFHSPQEYLRIAGESRSQALEVRLFAARLLVEKGYADTPVYPDISTREKAWKVASAFVNGKGANLLSRH, encoded by the coding sequence ATGAGCGGACCGGGAAAAACGGGACTTCCCCGCTGGGCGGGTGGAGTCATCGTCGCACTATTCGCTGTAGTCGTATTTTTACTGGGCATGTTCGCCGTATCGATAATGGAGCATCGGTGGGAAGCTCAGCGGCCGGCTATCGCGTTACAGCCGGTCGATGAGTGGGAGACAGACAATGCCGTTTATGGAGAGAATTATCCGAGGGAATATGATGGGTACCTCAAAACGAAGATAGACGACACGAGGACTATGTATGGAGGGGCCTATCCAAGGGATTATCTGGAGGAGGACCCCTACCAGGTGATCCTCTTTGCTGGATATGGTTTCAGCCAGGAATACCGGCAGGCGAGGGGGCATTATCACGCGATCGAGGATGTGACCGAGACGAAAAGGATAAAGAAGCCGGTCAACCCTGCTACCTGTTGGACCTGCAAGAGTCCCGACGTTCCAAGGCTGATGGCGGAGATGGGTACGAAGGAGTTCTACGGCTCCAATTTTCATGACCTCGCCGATGAGATAGTCAACCCGATCGGATGCCGGGACTGTCATGACCCTGAATCGATGAAACTGGTGATAACGAGGCCGGCGCTGAGAGAGGCCTATGCTGCCCGTGGTAGGGATATAGATGAGGTTACCCATCAGGAGATGCGTTCCCTGGTATGTGCCCAGTGTCATGTGGAGTACTATTTCCTCAATGATCCTGCAGAGGGAAAGAAAGATTACCTGACATTGCCATGGGTCAAGGGGACATCTGTGGACGAGATGATAGCCTACTATGACGAATATGGATTCTCCGATTATATTCACCCGATCTCGGGTACGCCGATCATCAAGTCGCAGCACCCGGACTACGAAGTCTTTTCGACGGGGATCCACGCGTATAGAAACGTTGCCTGCGCCGACTGCCATATGGCGTATGTGGCGGAGGGAGGCATGAAAGTCTCGGATCACCATGTTCAAAGCCCGTTGCTTAACATTTCGAACAGTTGCGCGGTCTGTCACCGGTGGACCGAGGATGAGATCAGGAGCCGTATCGAATCTATACAGACCATGTGCTACACCGCGAGAATGGCAGCCGAGGAGGCTCTGGTGAAAGCACATTTTGATGTGGGGGCGGCGGCTCAATCCGGAGCTAGCGGGCAGGAACTCAGCGCTATCAGGACCACCTTGCGCCATGCGCAGTTCAAATGGGACTATATCGCTTCGAATAACGGGATGGGGTTCCATTCACCGCAGGAGTATCTCAGAATAGCGGGGGAATCCAGATCGCAGGCTCTGGAGGTCAGGCTGTTCGCAGCCAGGCTCCTTGTCGAGAAAGGGTATGCCGATACACCCGTCTATCCCGATATCTCGACGAGAGAGAAGGCATGGAAGGTGGCGAGTGCCTTTGTAAATGGAAAAGGTGCGAATCTGCTGTCGAGACATTGA
- a CDS encoding 4Fe-4S binding protein, which translates to MKYLRNVATLKLDAERCIGCGVCSTVCPHAVFDIIGKKARIVDKDSCMECGACARNCPACAITVKSGVGCAAGIIAGMLRGTEPACDEGCCG; encoded by the coding sequence ATGAAGTATCTGAGAAATGTCGCTACACTGAAGTTGGATGCCGAGAGATGTATTGGCTGTGGGGTGTGCTCGACTGTCTGTCCACATGCGGTTTTTGATATCATTGGGAAAAAAGCGAGGATAGTCGACAAGGATTCATGCATGGAATGCGGTGCATGTGCCAGGAACTGTCCCGCATGCGCGATCACTGTCAAATCCGGAGTCGGTTGTGCGGCTGGCATTATAGCCGGCATGCTCAGGGGTACAGAGCCGGCATGTGATGAAGGATGTTGTGGATAG
- a CDS encoding ATP-dependent 6-phosphofructokinase: MSNIRTKKGRIAILTGGGDVPGLNPAIRSVTIRAIREGYEVVGIRRGWAGMIEIIRDKDADNSRNYEILTENMVNRIGRTGGTFLHSSRTRPSHVPAIDVPAHLKDRYSDDMNDLTPEVLKNIDHMGIDYLIPIGGDDTLSYGVRLHNEGVKIIAIPKTMDNDVPGTDYCIGFSTCVTRTIQMTNSLRTSAGSHERFLVIEVFGRYAGFTALLPTMAGAANRCVIPEHPFNMERLCELLVEDWVTSPSNYSVVLVSEGAKHEGGDMTFSEQEKDAYGHKKLGGNAEYISKELKTISPHFNNGRKINVINQKLGYLVRCGDPDAIDSIVPMAYGNLALNLILEGVSGRLVALKNGRYDNVPIEIVTSYKKVVDVGQYYNTDRLRPHYKSFEAKPLFIMASD; the protein is encoded by the coding sequence ATGAGCAATATCAGGACAAAAAAAGGTCGAATCGCAATCCTCACCGGAGGAGGAGACGTGCCGGGACTCAACCCGGCGATCAGGAGCGTCACCATCAGGGCGATCCGTGAAGGCTACGAAGTCGTCGGCATCCGCCGCGGCTGGGCCGGCATGATCGAGATCATACGAGACAAAGATGCCGACAACAGCAGAAACTATGAGATCCTGACTGAAAATATGGTAAACCGGATCGGTCGGACCGGAGGCACCTTCCTTCACAGCTCGAGGACCCGCCCCAGCCATGTCCCCGCGATTGATGTACCCGCGCACCTGAAAGACAGATATTCCGACGACATGAACGACCTTACACCGGAAGTCCTCAAGAACATCGATCATATGGGAATCGACTACCTTATCCCGATCGGCGGAGACGACACACTCAGTTATGGAGTAAGGCTGCATAATGAAGGCGTAAAAATAATAGCCATTCCCAAGACAATGGACAACGACGTTCCCGGAACAGATTACTGCATAGGGTTCAGTACCTGTGTCACCAGGACGATCCAGATGACTAACAGCCTCCGGACGTCCGCCGGATCGCACGAGAGGTTCCTGGTGATCGAGGTCTTCGGCAGATACGCCGGATTCACGGCGCTGCTACCGACGATGGCTGGTGCAGCCAACCGTTGCGTCATTCCCGAGCATCCTTTCAATATGGAGCGTCTGTGCGAACTGCTGGTAGAAGACTGGGTCACAAGCCCCAGCAATTATTCTGTCGTACTCGTCTCCGAAGGCGCAAAGCATGAGGGCGGCGACATGACATTCTCCGAACAGGAAAAGGACGCGTACGGGCACAAGAAGCTCGGCGGGAATGCTGAATATATTTCCAAAGAGTTGAAGACTATCTCTCCGCATTTCAATAACGGACGCAAGATCAACGTCATCAACCAGAAGCTCGGGTACCTGGTCCGATGCGGAGATCCCGACGCTATCGACTCCATCGTCCCGATGGCCTACGGCAACCTGGCCCTGAATCTCATACTCGAGGGGGTCTCTGGACGACTCGTCGCCCTGAAGAACGGCCGCTATGACAACGTACCGATCGAGATCGTGACGAGCTACAAGAAAGTGGTCGACGTAGGCCAGTATTACAACACGGACAGGTTACGGCCACACTACAAGAGCTTCGAGGCCAAACCGTTGTTCATAATGGCAAGCGACTGA
- a CDS encoding MarR family transcriptional regulator yields the protein MTQVKVDYSEFSLFVSLLVKKLSLLNRDHKSCYGLTMSQCFTIEALAENGKLSMNKLSHELGVTVSTMTRIIDVLLRDGNVNRRDNPDDRRQVCIELTSSGRNLAVKLRQCSDHYARDILDQIPEKEKNGVIKSLKMLVKALESANKKCC from the coding sequence ATGACACAAGTGAAGGTGGATTATAGTGAATTCTCCCTGTTTGTATCACTACTGGTCAAAAAATTGAGTCTGCTGAACAGAGACCATAAATCCTGTTATGGCCTGACGATGTCCCAGTGTTTCACAATCGAGGCCCTTGCTGAAAACGGCAAGCTGTCAATGAATAAACTGAGCCATGAGCTGGGTGTCACCGTAAGTACCATGACCAGGATCATTGATGTACTTCTGCGTGATGGAAATGTCAACAGGCGAGATAATCCGGATGACAGGCGTCAAGTCTGTATTGAACTCACCTCCTCAGGCAGAAACCTAGCTGTGAAACTGAGGCAATGCTCAGACCACTACGCAAGGGATATACTGGATCAGATACCAGAAAAGGAAAAGAATGGAGTAATCAAGTCTTTGAAAATGCTTGTCAAGGCATTGGAGTCTGCGAACAAGAAATGTTGCTAG
- a CDS encoding RNA-binding protein, protein MKIYVGNMSFDTSESDIRKAFEEHGTVDTVSIITDRDTGRPKGFGFIEMSNDTEAQAAIDNLNDKDFMGRTLKVNQARPRNDNRGGGGGGGGRGGGFGRGGY, encoded by the coding sequence ATGAAGATTTATGTTGGAAATATGTCTTTCGATACTAGCGAAAGCGATATCAGGAAAGCTTTTGAAGAACACGGAACGGTTGATACCGTATCCATCATTACGGACAGGGACACTGGTCGTCCGAAGGGATTCGGTTTTATCGAGATGTCAAACGACACCGAGGCCCAGGCAGCTATCGACAACCTGAATGACAAAGATTTCATGGGTCGTACGCTCAAAGTCAACCAGGCTCGTCCTCGCAACGATAACCGCGGCGGTGGCGGCGGTGGCGGCGGTCGTGGCGGCGGATTCGGTCGTGGCGGCTACTAG
- a CDS encoding alpha/beta hydrolase produces MNADRTDFTLPVGYHKFHRKQLFNFQLNRWHSLGYVRYEDMIRAGHLVKDFASWKTEMLRLAQEAETDNRLMNAAFYYRAAEFYILKETVEKKELYNKFIDLFDRAFRDDSIERFEVPYQGTYLPAMKIVPSDIKKGTIVMHGGFDSFIEEFYSWMAYFAEAGYEVIAFEGPGQGGARREYDLAFDHEWEKPVAAILDFFTLDDVTLLGISMGGWLCLRAAAFESRITRVIADGHAHDYMQCMPPFLWDLHMIFFNHLRDWSNRMTLRKIEQGASMDAWFAAQLMYISKKEMPLDAFDTLLALCEENVHPELVNQDVLILSGRKDHFIPKKMHQKQLDVLTNAKSVTGRVFTKEEHAQNHCQIGNVGLALEVMVDWIGEVS; encoded by the coding sequence GTGAATGCTGATAGAACCGATTTCACACTTCCGGTCGGGTACCATAAGTTCCACAGAAAACAGCTCTTCAATTTCCAGTTAAATCGCTGGCATTCGCTGGGGTATGTCCGGTACGAAGATATGATACGAGCCGGACACCTGGTCAAGGACTTCGCGAGTTGGAAAACCGAGATGCTCCGGCTGGCCCAAGAAGCCGAAACCGACAACAGACTTATGAATGCGGCATTCTACTACCGCGCCGCCGAATTCTATATACTAAAAGAAACCGTAGAGAAAAAGGAACTGTACAATAAGTTTATAGACCTGTTCGACCGGGCTTTCCGCGATGACTCGATAGAACGTTTCGAAGTTCCTTATCAGGGTACGTATTTACCTGCGATGAAAATCGTTCCATCAGATATCAAAAAGGGTACCATCGTTATGCATGGCGGGTTCGATTCCTTCATCGAGGAATTCTACTCATGGATGGCCTATTTCGCTGAAGCAGGTTATGAGGTCATCGCATTCGAAGGGCCGGGACAGGGAGGCGCACGTCGCGAATACGATCTCGCCTTCGATCATGAGTGGGAGAAGCCTGTCGCCGCTATCCTCGATTTCTTTACCCTGGACGATGTCACCTTGTTGGGAATATCTATGGGCGGGTGGCTTTGCCTGCGGGCGGCGGCATTCGAGTCGCGTATAACCAGAGTGATCGCCGACGGCCACGCTCACGATTATATGCAATGTATGCCCCCCTTTCTCTGGGATCTACACATGATTTTCTTCAATCACCTGCGTGACTGGTCCAACAGGATGACGCTCAGGAAAATCGAGCAAGGGGCCTCGATGGACGCGTGGTTCGCCGCGCAACTGATGTACATCTCAAAAAAGGAGATGCCGCTGGACGCTTTCGACACTTTATTGGCTTTATGCGAAGAGAATGTCCATCCCGAACTGGTAAATCAGGACGTATTGATACTATCCGGACGCAAGGACCACTTCATCCCAAAAAAAATGCACCAGAAGCAACTGGATGTACTGACCAACGCGAAGTCTGTAACCGGACGCGTTTTCACCAAAGAAGAACACGCTCAAAACCATTGTCAGATAGGCAACGTCGGCCTGGCCCTCGAGGTGATGGTGGATTGGATCGGTGAGGTGTCGTAA